In Desulfatirhabdium butyrativorans DSM 18734, one genomic interval encodes:
- a CDS encoding cache domain-containing protein, translating into MTGQSLPFQWKSFSLKILLPTGLTLALFVLAMVVWIIPAIQENSMERKREMIRELTNSAWNILAKLENDERAGMLSREQAQQQAIDQIRNLNYGQHMKDYFWINDMHPRMVIHPYRADLNGADLSDYRDPNGKRVFVEFVDVVKRSGSGYVGYMWQDRDDTRHIVPKISYVKGFEPWGWIIGTGIYVDDVHAEMRSLIHSVMKISAMILLMVSLLMAVIIRQSYQTQKQLRIEEDERRKVQESLVFSEKMASLGKLAAMVAHEINNPLSGILSYARLSSRYLKQAACDPGVAAEIHGNLDFIANEAKRCGAIVQNLMLFAKRASGDVKTTHLNEIIDTALKVIDHSARMKNLTLGKELAEGDDLLQCDPGAIQQILVAMIVNAIESSSPGGAIVVSTDYRDPDNVQLRLRDFGAGIAPDQLPHIFEPFFSTKESSKSLGLGLSVVYGIVRRHGGSISVDSRVGEGTEFVITLPRTQQTPTNQTA; encoded by the coding sequence ATGACCGGGCAGTCACTCCCATTTCAGTGGAAATCCTTCAGCCTGAAGATTCTGTTGCCAACAGGGCTCACCCTTGCGCTGTTTGTTCTGGCAATGGTTGTGTGGATCATTCCCGCGATCCAGGAAAACAGCATGGAGCGCAAACGGGAAATGATCCGGGAGCTGACCAATTCGGCCTGGAACATTCTGGCCAAACTGGAAAACGATGAACGGGCGGGGATGCTGAGCCGGGAGCAGGCGCAGCAGCAGGCCATCGACCAGATCCGCAACCTGAATTATGGCCAGCACATGAAGGACTATTTCTGGATCAACGACATGCATCCGCGAATGGTCATCCACCCCTATCGGGCAGACCTGAACGGTGCGGATTTAAGCGACTATCGGGACCCGAACGGCAAGCGGGTATTCGTGGAATTTGTCGATGTGGTGAAGCGTTCCGGTTCCGGATATGTGGGCTACATGTGGCAGGATCGTGACGATACGCGGCACATCGTACCGAAAATTTCCTATGTCAAGGGTTTTGAGCCCTGGGGATGGATCATCGGCACCGGGATTTACGTGGATGATGTGCATGCGGAAATGCGTTCGCTGATCCATTCGGTCATGAAGATTTCCGCAATGATTCTGCTGATGGTGTCGCTGCTGATGGCGGTCATTATCCGGCAAAGCTATCAAACCCAGAAGCAGTTGCGCATCGAAGAGGATGAGCGCAGGAAGGTTCAGGAGAGCCTGGTGTTTTCCGAGAAGATGGCTTCCCTGGGAAAGCTTGCGGCAATGGTGGCTCATGAGATCAACAATCCGCTTTCCGGCATTCTTTCCTATGCCAGGCTTTCATCCCGCTATCTGAAGCAGGCTGCCTGCGATCCGGGTGTTGCGGCGGAAATCCATGGCAATCTCGATTTTATCGCGAACGAGGCCAAGCGCTGCGGTGCCATCGTGCAGAATCTGATGCTCTTTGCCAAACGCGCTTCCGGAGATGTGAAGACCACCCATCTCAACGAGATTATCGATACGGCTCTGAAGGTCATCGATCACAGCGCCCGAATGAAAAATCTGACGCTCGGCAAGGAACTGGCGGAAGGGGACGATCTGCTCCAGTGCGATCCGGGCGCCATCCAGCAGATTCTGGTCGCCATGATCGTCAATGCCATCGAATCTTCCTCGCCGGGAGGAGCGATCGTCGTTTCGACCGACTACCGGGATCCGGATAACGTTCAGCTCCGATTGCGGGATTTTGGAGCCGGCATCGCACCGGATCAATTGCCGCACATTTTCGAGCCATTCTTTTCGACGAAGGAAAGCAGCAAGAGCCTGGGCCTGGGCTTGTCCGTGGTATACGGCATTGTCCGCCGCCACGGCGGGTCCATCAGCGTCGATTCACGCGTCGGCGAGGGAACCGAATTCGTCATCACGCTTCCCCGCACCCAGCAGACCCCGACCAACCAGACGGCATAA
- a CDS encoding sigma-54-dependent transcriptional regulator produces MKPADIGILIVDDEASVRDSLCKWFRLDGYRVDTADEGASALRKLQDDSWDIVLLDIKMPGMDGLELQRRIKQIDKDIVTIVMTAFASVDTSIQAMKEGAFDYIVKPIDPDDMGHLIRNAVQHRQLLTENLNLRQQLAEMSYSDEIVGESDAIRQVLARVATVAQTDSTVMIRGESGTGKELVAMAIHGNSNRRYFPMITINCGAYTEGLLESELFGHEKGAFTGAMYRRRGKLEMADKGTLFLDEIGNIGRKMQMDLLRVIESRQFTRLGGDKQIQADFRIISATNRDLEQAVREGSFREDLYYRLNVFSITLPPLRERKSDIPLIARFFMNRFARSMNKAVTDISPETLDMLMKYNWPGNIRELRNVIERAMVGAKSSRIDPGDLSFPFHPSPGAVEDESLEAVEKNHIQNILSRTGGNVSQAAAILKISRLTLYNKIEKYQLKKG; encoded by the coding sequence ATGAAACCAGCGGATATAGGCATACTGATTGTTGACGATGAAGCTTCGGTTCGGGATTCCCTCTGCAAATGGTTCAGACTGGATGGGTACCGGGTGGATACGGCGGATGAAGGTGCCAGCGCGCTCAGAAAACTTCAGGACGATTCCTGGGACATCGTGTTGCTGGACATCAAGATGCCGGGCATGGACGGCCTGGAGTTGCAGCGGCGGATCAAACAGATCGACAAGGATATCGTCACGATCGTCATGACCGCCTTCGCTTCGGTGGATACGAGCATCCAGGCCATGAAAGAAGGGGCTTTCGATTATATCGTCAAACCCATCGATCCGGACGATATGGGACACTTGATCCGCAATGCCGTGCAACACCGCCAGTTGCTGACGGAAAACCTCAACCTGCGGCAGCAACTGGCGGAAATGTCGTATTCCGATGAAATTGTGGGCGAAAGCGACGCCATTCGGCAGGTTCTGGCCAGAGTTGCCACGGTGGCGCAGACCGATTCGACCGTCATGATCCGCGGCGAGAGCGGGACCGGCAAGGAGCTGGTCGCCATGGCCATTCACGGAAACAGCAACCGCAGATATTTCCCCATGATCACCATCAACTGTGGCGCCTATACCGAAGGCCTGCTGGAAAGCGAGCTCTTCGGCCACGAAAAAGGCGCCTTTACGGGTGCAATGTACCGCAGGCGGGGTAAGCTGGAGATGGCGGACAAGGGAACCCTGTTTCTGGATGAAATCGGCAATATCGGCCGGAAGATGCAAATGGACCTGCTGCGGGTGATCGAGTCCCGGCAGTTTACGCGTCTGGGCGGAGACAAACAGATCCAGGCGGATTTCCGGATCATCAGTGCGACCAACCGGGACCTGGAGCAGGCGGTCCGGGAAGGCAGTTTTCGCGAAGACCTGTACTATCGGCTGAATGTGTTTTCCATAACCCTTCCCCCGCTTCGGGAGCGAAAATCCGATATTCCGCTCATCGCGCGGTTTTTCATGAATCGGTTCGCGCGTTCGATGAACAAGGCCGTTACGGATATTTCTCCGGAAACACTGGATATGCTCATGAAATACAATTGGCCGGGCAACATCCGTGAGCTGCGCAACGTGATCGAGCGGGCGATGGTGGGTGCAAAGAGCTCCCGGATCGATCCCGGCGATCTGTCCTTTCCCTTTCATCCGTCTCCCGGAGCTGTGGAGGACGAGTCCCTTGAGGCTGTGGAAAAAAACCATATTCAGAACATCCTGAGCCGAACGGGGGGCAATGTCTCCCAGGCTGCTGCAATTCTCAAGATCAGCCGGCTGACATTGTACAACAAGATCGAAAAATACCAACTGAAAAAGGGATGA
- a CDS encoding class I SAM-dependent methyltransferase: MTDHAIEAPSGSFSDRLIDILNMGAINLAMGIGYRLGLFEALDGFDRPQTAETIAETAGLSARYTLEWLSIMATGGIVRLSQDADGVPLFDLPGAHADLLCRRAGNANLGVYTQEIPILTASAYHRICSAFTSGEGIPYRSYPDFHQFMGELADAKHRQVLIERFLPSVDKGRIVQRMQQGIRVCDLGCSEGVALLIMAQAYPKSTFVGMDISEQALAEAGAEAMRLGLGNVEFVRIDAAALAENDAYRASFDYVTAFDAIHDQSQPLAALKGVHHILKEGAAFSMVDIAAETDVAQNLAHPMAPFLYTVSLMHCLPVGLVDNGMGLGMMWGRQRALELLREAGFEEVSVVDIPDDAFNFHFFCRK, translated from the coding sequence ATGACCGATCATGCCATCGAGGCGCCATCCGGATCGTTTTCGGATCGGCTCATCGACATCCTCAACATGGGCGCCATCAATCTCGCCATGGGCATCGGATACCGTCTCGGCCTGTTTGAGGCCCTCGACGGATTCGATCGACCGCAGACGGCGGAAACGATCGCCGAAACAGCCGGGCTCTCTGCCCGCTACACCCTGGAATGGCTGAGCATCATGGCTACAGGCGGCATCGTCCGGCTGAGCCAGGACGCCGACGGCGTCCCGCTTTTCGATCTGCCCGGGGCCCATGCCGATCTGCTGTGCCGAAGGGCAGGGAATGCAAACCTCGGCGTTTACACCCAGGAAATTCCCATCCTAACTGCAAGCGCCTATCACCGGATTTGTTCGGCATTCACCAGCGGAGAAGGAATCCCCTATCGGAGCTATCCCGATTTTCACCAGTTCATGGGGGAGCTGGCAGATGCCAAACACCGGCAGGTGCTGATCGAGCGGTTTTTGCCGAGTGTGGACAAGGGCCGGATCGTTCAGCGGATGCAGCAGGGCATTCGGGTGTGCGATCTGGGTTGCAGCGAGGGCGTCGCGCTGCTGATCATGGCGCAAGCCTATCCGAAGAGTACATTCGTCGGCATGGACATATCGGAGCAGGCCCTTGCCGAGGCTGGCGCCGAAGCCATGCGTCTCGGGCTTGGCAATGTGGAATTCGTTCGGATCGATGCGGCTGCCCTCGCGGAAAACGATGCGTACCGGGCGTCATTCGATTACGTCACCGCCTTCGATGCCATTCACGACCAGAGCCAGCCGCTGGCTGCGCTCAAGGGGGTGCATCATATCCTGAAAGAAGGCGCCGCATTCTCGATGGTCGATATTGCGGCGGAAACCGATGTTGCGCAGAACCTGGCCCATCCCATGGCGCCGTTTCTGTATACGGTGAGCCTGATGCACTGCCTGCCGGTGGGGCTCGTGGACAACGGCATGGGTCTCGGCATGATGTGGGGCCGGCAAAGAGCGCTGGAGTTGCTCCGCGAGGCCGGTTTTGAAGAAGTATCCGTTGTGGATATTCCGGATGATGCCTTCAATTTTCACTTTTTCTGCAGGAAATGA
- a CDS encoding DUF294 nucleotidyltransferase-like domain-containing protein, which yields MGTGYFSTNSAPISDESGNRIVDWLSRIPPFASLPESERKALSPAIYPEAIPEGTILFLQGTSRVENVYLVKTGILELQDRQPIETTGTNGSKESELFAPQCEGFLLDLAHQSRILSEGDIFGATSMLLNAGLADKSVKARRDTVLWVVPGHVFLDLCNRHPVVTEFFTGTFTRKMMDASYASMIVSRQARSFLQDIAPFSFLPEAEIARIASELSIVFHPQNHVIFSQGSSEIAYLVLIQKGAAERYFEEGNHLILHDRMGEGSLYGGISMLLNNAIAIRSLKATENTYCYVWPKERFLETCNRFEHFRAFFTDTFGKWMLDRSYAAIVAQMIHAGETTAPSHLDQPIEGIYQANIVHCPMDMPIRTVAERMGHHRCSSILVTDRQGKFIGIVTESDLRKKVIAAGLDIQEPVAAIMSSPLRGISPKVPIFDAMMVMMQQGVKHLAITDARDTVVGILTNRDILAARGHSPLNLMREIQASGSLDEMARLHRQLPAVIQHLIRCGAKAENLTRMITTVSDMILVKILDMAIETIGPPPCRFAFMVLGSEGRKEQTLKTDQDNAILYEDPPESSGETVRSYFLALGETVCNWLNQAGYEFCQGGVMAKNPLWCQPVSVWKRYFSNWTHQAEAEDLLQASIFFDFRGGYGDMALVRDLRRYLMETLLGWAGFFRHMTENALYFRPPVGFFRNFVVQSKGEYRDSLDIKSAMMPIIDIIRIYALKYGVAETNTPERMLQLVHRKKLAWEAYKEMEHAYGFLMQLRFSRQVHGLLIDRTEANNFVNPKELTQIERTMLKEIFIRIERMQQHVRFEFIGS from the coding sequence ATGGGAACAGGCTATTTTTCGACAAATTCGGCCCCAATCTCCGATGAATCCGGCAACCGGATCGTCGACTGGCTTTCCCGGATCCCGCCTTTTGCCTCCCTGCCGGAATCCGAACGAAAAGCCCTATCCCCTGCCATCTACCCGGAGGCGATTCCCGAAGGCACCATCCTGTTTCTTCAAGGCACATCCAGGGTTGAAAACGTCTATCTCGTCAAGACAGGGATACTGGAGCTTCAGGATCGACAACCGATTGAAACAACGGGGACAAACGGCTCGAAAGAAAGCGAATTGTTCGCCCCCCAGTGCGAAGGGTTTTTGCTCGATCTCGCCCACCAAAGCCGCATTCTTTCGGAAGGCGATATTTTTGGCGCAACATCGATGCTGCTGAATGCCGGTCTGGCGGACAAATCGGTCAAAGCGAGACGGGATACGGTTTTATGGGTGGTTCCGGGACACGTATTTCTGGATCTCTGCAACCGCCATCCGGTTGTGACCGAGTTTTTTACAGGCACGTTCACTCGGAAAATGATGGATGCCTCCTATGCATCCATGATCGTATCCAGGCAGGCCAGGAGTTTCCTGCAGGATATTGCGCCGTTCTCCTTCCTGCCGGAGGCTGAAATCGCCAGGATCGCCTCCGAACTGTCCATCGTATTCCATCCGCAGAATCACGTCATCTTCAGCCAGGGAAGCTCCGAGATCGCGTACCTGGTTCTCATTCAGAAAGGCGCGGCCGAGCGCTATTTTGAGGAAGGCAATCACCTCATCCTGCATGACCGGATGGGCGAAGGCAGTCTTTATGGCGGCATTTCCATGCTGCTGAACAACGCCATCGCCATCCGCTCCCTCAAAGCCACGGAAAACACGTATTGCTACGTATGGCCCAAAGAGCGGTTTCTGGAGACATGCAACCGGTTCGAGCATTTCAGGGCCTTTTTTACCGACACATTCGGGAAATGGATGCTGGATCGATCCTATGCGGCCATCGTTGCCCAAATGATTCACGCCGGTGAAACAACCGCACCGAGCCATCTTGATCAACCCATCGAGGGGATTTATCAGGCCAACATCGTCCACTGTCCCATGGATATGCCCATCCGCACGGTTGCAGAGCGGATGGGACACCATCGGTGCAGCAGCATCCTGGTGACCGACAGGCAGGGCAAATTCATCGGGATTGTGACAGAAAGCGATTTGCGGAAAAAGGTCATTGCAGCCGGATTGGACATTCAGGAACCGGTGGCCGCCATCATGTCCTCCCCGTTGCGGGGTATTTCCCCAAAAGTCCCGATATTCGATGCCATGATGGTCATGATGCAGCAGGGCGTGAAACATCTGGCAATCACCGATGCGCGGGATACGGTCGTCGGCATTTTGACCAACAGGGATATTCTGGCCGCCCGGGGCCACTCCCCCCTGAACCTGATGCGGGAAATCCAGGCTTCCGGCAGCCTGGATGAAATGGCCCGTTTGCACAGGCAGTTGCCTGCCGTCATTCAGCATCTGATTCGCTGCGGCGCAAAGGCCGAGAATCTGACCCGAATGATCACAACCGTTTCAGACATGATCCTGGTCAAAATCCTCGATATGGCCATCGAAACAATCGGGCCTCCGCCCTGCCGGTTTGCGTTCATGGTTCTGGGCAGTGAAGGCAGAAAGGAACAGACGCTGAAAACCGATCAGGACAACGCCATTCTCTATGAAGACCCTCCGGAATCGAGCGGCGAAACGGTCCGATCGTATTTTCTGGCACTGGGAGAAACGGTCTGCAACTGGCTGAATCAGGCCGGTTACGAGTTCTGCCAGGGCGGCGTCATGGCCAAAAACCCGTTGTGGTGCCAGCCCGTATCGGTCTGGAAACGCTATTTTTCGAACTGGACCCATCAGGCGGAAGCGGAAGATCTGCTTCAGGCCAGCATATTTTTCGATTTCCGGGGAGGATACGGAGACATGGCCCTGGTGCGTGATCTGCGCCGGTATCTGATGGAGACGTTACTCGGATGGGCCGGATTTTTCCGGCACATGACCGAAAACGCCTTGTATTTCCGCCCACCTGTTGGTTTTTTCCGGAATTTCGTCGTGCAATCCAAAGGAGAATACCGGGATTCCCTGGATATCAAGAGCGCAATGATGCCAATCATCGATATCATCCGCATCTATGCGCTCAAATACGGGGTGGCCGAAACCAATACGCCGGAGCGGATGCTGCAGTTGGTTCATCGGAAGAAACTGGCATGGGAGGCATACAAGGAAATGGAGCATGCCTATGGATTCCTGATGCAGCTTCGCTTCTCCCGCCAGGTGCATGGGCTTCTGATCGATAGAACCGAAGCAAACAACTTCGTCAATCCAAAAGAACTGACCCAAATCGAACGGACCATGCTGAAAGAAATTTTCATCCGAATCGAGCGAATGCAGCAGCACGTCCGTTTTGAATTCATCGGATCATAG
- a CDS encoding HigA family addiction module antitoxin → MKTISEGSHRSSFVDNRKSCICRFIIMEMHNPPHPGEILKEEVVVAAAGITIAEAARQLRVSRVTLSRILNGKSSITAAMALRLSVWLKTSPDVWMNLQTQYDLWRARQDMDCDITPIVLAA, encoded by the coding sequence ATGAAAACGATTTCCGAAGGCAGTCACCGATCATCATTTGTTGACAATCGTAAATCATGTATTTGCAGATTTATCATTATGGAGATGCATAACCCACCACATCCTGGAGAAATTCTGAAAGAAGAGGTCGTCGTCGCCGCCGCCGGCATCACGATTGCCGAGGCGGCAAGGCAACTCAGGGTATCTCGCGTCACATTATCCAGGATACTGAACGGGAAGTCTTCCATAACCGCAGCGATGGCGCTTCGGCTAAGCGTTTGGCTGAAAACAAGCCCTGATGTATGGATGAACCTGCAAACGCAATATGATCTGTGGCGCGCCAGGCAAGATATGGATTGTGATATCACGCCAATCGTACTGGCTGCATGA
- a CDS encoding L-lactate MFS transporter, with product MAEAVKNKGWLVTFAGIGINLALGILYTWSIFKGSIAASIAAKDGLFTWSAAQLNDPYSVCCLCFAFSMVVAGKCQDRIGPRVTAFIGGLLVAMGLLMCSFSNSYIAWVTGFGVLAGSGFGFGYSAATPPALKWFPPSKTGLIAGMVVAGFGLASVYIAPLSEYLLKTMGINRSMMVFGCAFLVVVCGLSLLLVNPPKGYVPQGAKPKNPATARKQQPTVDATPRDILKSANFYILWFIFFIGSGVGLMVISSIAGMAKQSMPNAAFLAVAIMAVGNASGRVVAGILSDKIGRNHTLLLMLGLQALLMVAAISLVGAARGNAVLILLLATFIGFSYGSNLCLFPSFAKDLWGLKSFGINYGILFSAWGIGGFVMSRVSQMMVTATGNFNSAFVLAAMLCVLAAGLTFLIKTPRMAAVPAGVIFEPKLGFTMADGGEKVKH from the coding sequence ATGGCGGAAGCAGTGAAAAACAAGGGTTGGCTGGTCACATTCGCGGGAATCGGCATCAATCTCGCGCTGGGCATCCTCTACACATGGAGCATCTTCAAGGGGTCCATTGCCGCCTCGATTGCGGCAAAAGATGGTTTGTTCACCTGGAGCGCTGCGCAACTGAACGACCCATATTCGGTTTGCTGCCTCTGCTTTGCTTTCTCCATGGTCGTCGCCGGAAAATGCCAGGACAGGATCGGGCCGCGCGTCACCGCTTTCATCGGAGGACTTCTGGTTGCAATGGGTTTGCTGATGTGCTCGTTCAGCAACAGCTATATCGCCTGGGTCACGGGTTTTGGTGTTCTGGCAGGCTCCGGATTCGGGTTCGGATACTCCGCCGCCACACCGCCGGCACTGAAATGGTTTCCCCCCTCAAAAACGGGGCTGATCGCAGGGATGGTGGTGGCGGGTTTCGGACTGGCATCGGTGTATATCGCGCCACTATCCGAATATTTACTGAAAACCATGGGCATCAACCGCTCCATGATGGTCTTCGGATGCGCATTTCTGGTCGTGGTATGCGGCCTGTCCCTGCTCCTGGTCAATCCGCCGAAGGGCTACGTCCCCCAGGGCGCAAAACCCAAAAATCCGGCCACAGCCAGGAAACAACAGCCGACGGTGGATGCCACCCCCCGTGACATCTTGAAATCGGCCAATTTCTACATTCTGTGGTTCATCTTCTTCATCGGATCGGGCGTTGGCCTGATGGTGATCAGCAGCATCGCCGGCATGGCCAAACAGAGCATGCCCAATGCGGCATTTCTGGCTGTGGCGATCATGGCGGTGGGAAATGCGAGCGGCCGCGTCGTTGCCGGGATTCTATCGGACAAAATCGGCAGGAATCATACGCTGCTGCTGATGCTGGGGCTGCAGGCGCTTCTGATGGTTGCGGCCATTTCGCTGGTCGGAGCGGCCCGCGGAAACGCGGTCCTGATCCTGTTGCTGGCAACCTTTATCGGTTTCAGCTACGGGTCCAACCTGTGTCTGTTTCCCTCTTTCGCCAAGGATTTATGGGGCCTCAAGTCCTTCGGCATCAACTACGGCATCCTGTTCTCGGCATGGGGCATCGGCGGTTTTGTCATGAGCCGCGTGTCCCAGATGATGGTTACAGCCACCGGCAATTTCAACTCGGCCTTCGTGCTGGCCGCAATGCTGTGTGTCCTTGCCGCAGGGCTGACATTTCTGATCAAGACACCCAGGATGGCCGCCGTTCCTGCAGGCGTCATTTTCGAACCCAAACTGGGATTCACCATGGCTGACGGCGGTGAAAAAGTGAAACATTGA
- a CDS encoding D-alanine--D-alanine ligase family protein: MQLVFTYRLKMDETEEHAVADLPETVEALFQALVRLGHSVEKLEVSGPASRVVARLESLRPDLIFNTAIGKHEKAPEAYYPSLFQHLGFAFTGSDSWTSTITSDKRMSKLFLAQNGIPTPRFCFVDRLPLADAVELRFPVIVKPNFEGASKGIYEDSVIESYEELVARLPQMLGQYPTGLLIEEFIVGKDIVVPFLENAPGPGPKGIAGILAPCGYRFAADVIANRKYLFYDYSLQHELRNAVTVDVPADIAGAVSEKARSMTARIVELLGMKDFGRIDYRLSEDGQLHFIEANPLPSLESGASILAAAQAIGLHSLDAVLQVMLKSACSRYRIDPRSGVSRARRKLTVGLTYNMKRIKAKSAEDDDSEAEFDSMSTISAISEAIASHGHEVIPIEATSELPAIISNMKLDLVFNVAEGLQGRSREAQIPAILELVGIPYVGSDPATLAVCLDKTLAKKMVRAAGIATPDFVLMKTGNEHLPKSMKFPMIVKPYAEGSSKGVMGVNVVENEQQLRENARALIARYRQPVLVENYLCGREFTVGLLGEYRPRVLPPMEIVFHAAPGAHPVYAFDHKLAFNDQVSYDVPAKIDPALANRIGQAARGAFRALGCRDVARIDLRLDERGKVHFIECNPLPGLTPKWSDLCLIGDAAGMDYRSLIGEIMAPALRRMRASFR; encoded by the coding sequence ATGCAACTCGTATTTACCTATCGTCTGAAAATGGATGAAACGGAAGAACATGCCGTCGCCGATCTTCCGGAAACCGTCGAGGCGCTCTTTCAGGCACTGGTCCGTCTGGGGCATTCCGTTGAAAAGCTGGAAGTGAGCGGCCCGGCAAGCCGGGTGGTGGCCCGGCTGGAATCCCTTCGGCCCGATCTGATCTTCAATACGGCCATCGGCAAACATGAGAAGGCTCCCGAAGCCTATTACCCTTCCCTGTTCCAGCACCTTGGATTCGCCTTCACCGGCTCCGATTCCTGGACTTCGACCATTACCAGCGACAAGCGCATGAGCAAGCTGTTTCTGGCTCAAAACGGCATTCCGACCCCCCGTTTTTGTTTTGTGGATCGCCTTCCGCTGGCGGATGCCGTCGAACTGCGCTTCCCGGTCATCGTCAAGCCCAATTTCGAGGGTGCGTCCAAGGGAATTTATGAAGATTCCGTCATCGAATCTTACGAGGAACTGGTGGCGAGGCTTCCGCAGATGCTGGGGCAGTATCCGACCGGCCTTCTGATCGAGGAGTTCATCGTCGGAAAGGACATTGTCGTTCCTTTCCTGGAAAATGCTCCCGGGCCAGGTCCCAAAGGTATCGCAGGCATACTGGCGCCTTGCGGGTACCGGTTTGCGGCGGATGTGATCGCCAACCGGAAATATCTCTTTTACGATTACAGCCTGCAGCACGAGTTGCGGAATGCTGTCACTGTGGATGTCCCGGCGGATATCGCAGGCGCCGTTTCGGAAAAGGCCCGGTCCATGACGGCCCGCATTGTGGAGCTGCTCGGCATGAAGGATTTCGGCCGCATCGATTACCGGCTTTCCGAAGATGGCCAGCTCCATTTCATCGAAGCAAACCCCCTGCCCAGTCTCGAATCGGGGGCATCCATCCTGGCTGCGGCCCAGGCAATCGGGCTGCATTCCCTGGATGCCGTTCTGCAGGTGATGTTGAAAAGCGCCTGCAGCCGGTATCGGATCGATCCGCGATCCGGTGTTTCCCGTGCCAGACGGAAACTGACCGTGGGTCTCACCTACAACATGAAACGGATCAAGGCCAAATCCGCGGAAGACGATGACAGCGAGGCCGAATTCGATTCCATGTCCACCATATCCGCCATTTCGGAGGCAATCGCCTCCCATGGTCATGAGGTCATACCCATCGAGGCTACTTCGGAGTTGCCTGCCATCATATCGAACATGAAACTCGATCTCGTGTTCAACGTTGCGGAAGGTCTGCAGGGCAGAAGCCGCGAGGCCCAGATTCCGGCGATTCTCGAACTGGTGGGCATACCCTATGTTGGCAGCGATCCAGCCACGCTGGCCGTTTGTCTCGATAAAACCCTGGCCAAGAAAATGGTCCGGGCCGCCGGGATCGCCACCCCCGATTTCGTGTTGATGAAAACCGGCAACGAACATCTTCCCAAATCCATGAAATTCCCCATGATCGTGAAACCCTATGCCGAGGGCAGCTCCAAGGGGGTGATGGGCGTAAATGTGGTCGAAAACGAGCAGCAGCTTCGGGAAAACGCCAGAGCCTTGATCGCCAGATACCGGCAGCCCGTGCTGGTGGAAAACTACCTGTGCGGCAGGGAGTTTACCGTCGGACTTCTGGGGGAATACCGCCCGCGGGTGCTGCCCCCCATGGAAATCGTCTTTCATGCGGCGCCGGGCGCTCATCCGGTCTATGCCTTCGATCACAAGCTGGCTTTCAACGATCAGGTGAGCTACGATGTCCCGGCAAAGATCGATCCGGCATTGGCGAACCGGATCGGGCAGGCCGCACGGGGGGCCTTTCGCGCCCTCGGATGCCGGGATGTGGCGCGCATCGATCTGCGGCTGGACGAACGGGGGAAGGTGCATTTCATCGAATGCAATCCCCTGCCGGGCCTGACGCCGAAATGGTCGGATCTGTGCCTGATCGGGGACGCCGCCGGGATGGATTACCGGAGCCTGATCGGGGAGATTATGGCGCCTGCCTTGAGAAGGATGCGCGCATCTTTCCGATAG
- a CDS encoding archaemetzincin family Zn-dependent metalloprotease codes for MSRIYLVPIHLNAPEWLGRLRACIEKTFGIRAKCCSFPIDLPAAFDPARNQYSSSLILQQLIANPPADARKILGITDVDLFIPILTYVFGEAQLDGIGAVVSLHRLKNRFYGLPEDNDLMVERLMKESVHELGHTFGLFHCAWFGCALNASTYVEDIDQKSCELCPDCRNAIGLA; via the coding sequence ATGTCCCGTATCTATCTGGTACCCATTCATCTGAATGCCCCCGAATGGCTCGGGAGGCTCAGGGCCTGTATCGAGAAAACCTTCGGCATTCGGGCCAAATGCTGCAGCTTCCCCATCGATCTGCCGGCGGCCTTTGATCCCGCCAGAAATCAGTACAGCTCATCGTTGATCCTGCAGCAACTGATCGCCAACCCTCCTGCTGATGCCCGCAAAATTCTGGGTATCACCGATGTGGACCTGTTCATTCCCATCTTGACCTATGTTTTCGGCGAAGCCCAACTCGACGGCATTGGCGCCGTGGTTTCCCTGCACCGGCTCAAAAACCGGTTTTACGGTCTGCCGGAGGACAACGATCTGATGGTTGAGCGGCTGATGAAAGAGTCGGTGCATGAGCTGGGACATACGTTCGGATTGTTCCATTGCGCATGGTTCGGCTGCGCACTGAATGCATCCACCTATGTGGAGGATATCGACCAGAAATCCTGCGAGCTCTGCCCGGACTGCCGGAATGCGATCGGATTGGCGTGA